From the genome of Lutra lutra chromosome 8, mLutLut1.2, whole genome shotgun sequence:
CTCATATATTAAATTATTGTACTAAtagacttttcctttttcctttttttggggggtgttttaGCCATGGATGTGTAAGGAATATTATAGACTTCTTTGAATTTCGATGCTGTGGCCTCTTTCGTCCTGTTATCGTGGACTGGACCAGGCAGTATACAATAGAATATGACCAAATATCAGGATCTGGGTACCAGCTCGTGTAGCAACATCTTTATCCTATGAAGCATATTGCTGAGTGGTGCCTGAAAATTGTGTCTGTCCGTGTCTCTCTCACACTCGAATCCACATTTTTTGAACAATAGCATGCTATATGTAGGGCTAACGGTGAATTTTAGTCTTTTTCTCAACACTTTTATTAACAAAAGTAAACATGGACAGAGCACACTGCCACTTCTGGGAAGAATAAAGATCGTAAAAGGAATTTTAATGGTTCTTAATGTGGGAATTCACAACATACTcaactttttggttttgttctcatAACATTTTTCATGAATAAAGAATGAACTTATTCTGTTGACAGACATGGTATACTGATCAGAAATGTTTGATTCTAGCTAAAACTAAATTTATGGTATACAGCTAAATTTTATGATGCAATCTACTATGACTGTTGCATTTAATTCCAGGAGAGTTGTCTTAAATTGATTCAGGCTAGTATTATGTACATTTTAGAATGTACATGTAAATACTGTGATAAAAATCATGTGGTTTTATTAGGGATCTGCTGTAATATGTCTTCAAGGGCACAAGAAAATAATGTTCACAAAAATATGtgctaataatattttattgccaTCAGCTGTTGCAATGCTGATATATTTCTAGTTCAGTGAAATAATTTGTAGTAACCTTGCTCTGAGGTTTTATGGTCTGATAATAAAGCACTTGCATGAGTATAGTAAGTCATGTTATTTTGTTCAAACTTAAAAGCCCTACTAAGTGCATGATACACCTCATAGAATGTATACTAGCACATACTATCCAGTAAAGcataaattagaatttaatttacTGTGCAAACAGTCCCAATTTTTAAGAGTTGAGGTAATTTCAAGACAGAACAAAAAAGTTAATGCAAAATTCTCAGTAATAGAGATAAATGGGTATACTTCTAGAATTCTGAGCTGCAAAATAAATTGTAGACAAAATAATGGAGTTTAGCTAAAGATGGAGCATGATCTCTGTACATACAGCACatgtgaataaaagaaaagctaatggtatattatggtttttaaaaagtgacctaTCAGAAAGAATTTAATCCTCAAGATTAtttcaattttcccaataccgaatgttttaaaatttgttaagctGTCTGAAACAATTTCAGAAAGGTTTTCTTATTGTTAAATGTGATGCACTGATCAATTTTTGTTGCAGCATTTCCATACTCTCACGGTGAACTACTAGTCACTGCTTCCATAAATATTGTTTACAGAGTGAGACTTGGTTTAGTCCTCTTAAGTGTTGTAGCAAACTGTGGTTCGAGCAACCTGTGGCAAACCTGTGAGAGGGAATGGgcttgggggagggtgggaaaagGGTGGTCAGACTGACAGATCCTAGACCAGTGTAAAGATTGTGTATctgtatataaataatttatcaaatagttttctctttgtgtctctatGTGTTAGTGTATTTAAAGCTGCTCATTTCATTTTATCCAACCAAAAAGAAAGGGGAGATAACTAATGAGCTTCTAGTGATGTTCAATATTGCTGTTAATAGGCATTATACCCTGCAAGTTCACTGCATGTCTGATGCTTGGTAAAATTAGTATtctctgtaaaatgcagattACAGGTATTTCAGCAATCTAGTGGTATACCCGCCCCTTGCCTTAGTAAGAGGAGCAGTGAAAATTGTATATAGTTGATGTTCAGTATTTCCAAGTACCATTTTTATATAGTAGTTTCTTTGACCATAAGTCACACATCAGAAAGATTACCTTTAGTGTATTTGAGtgttttaatattagaaaattggcatatgtactttatttttgaaaagggaAAAGATGGGTGTGGGGTGGCAATAGCATTGTGCCATTTTGTCATAGAATGTAAAAAATTGGTTAACTTTACAAATGTCTCCGCTAGTTTTGACTACTAATTGGGGgaaattttagataatttttaaatttgaagttaTTTATAAAAGGctagaatttgttttaattttttgtattttgagcCACTTCACATAAAGACTCAGTTGTAATttttattgaatacatttttattaacagtTGAATACAATGGTGGTATTCTCAGAGTTTGGATAAGAGTGTTGTTACCATGTTCTTTCTTTGTGGTACAATATTCTTTTCGGTGCAAAAGAGATGTCTTTCagttaaacagaaaaaatactATAGATCTGTAAGTACATGGAACATACTAGCAATGTTAATGCTTTAGTACTAACCATCTCACAGTACCGGTGAAATCTAAAACTTAGAGATGGTCAGATGGTGGAGAGCCAACTATGCAGCAGTGTACTGTACCGTctgtttacttattttgtaaGTCTTATGTGTGGAACCAGCTTAACCCAGTTCTAAAGTTGTGTATGAAGGTGACCCTTTGGGGGATAGTTCGTATCAGCTTAATGGGATACTATTAGCAAATAAGAACTTATTTCTCAGCCCTGaacataaattactttttttttctttgttttttattgttccCAGGggtttatttgaaatattaatagGCATAAAACAGCATCATTATACTTAAGCTATGGGTATTTTTATTtcgtattttatttataactgtgCCAAGTATTATTTTGCTACTTACCGTGTTACTCTGTGGAAAGAAAAACCTGTAAAGTGTTTAATAAATTAGCTCTCCTTACATAAATTAAATCTGtcaaaattttgtaaaatattaatcaGAATAAATATTGACTCTTAAGTGTGTGCTTGTTATTTTGCTCAGTTCACTTCAAGAAATTGATGAAACACTGGTAGTAGTACCTGTGATATAAAAAGATTattctgtgtatttatatttgGGTCAACTAGGATGCAAGCGGCAGGACTAGAAATTAGCAAAAGTAAAATGTGGTGGTAGCATTCTTTCAAAATGTCCAATTccgtgtgtatgtacatgtatgtgatgaatactttttaaataaaaggaataaatttttctttaagaattttgcATTCCATAGAATGCATAGAATTGCCCAGGGGTTGTATGAATCTCCACGTTTTAAATGTAAGTATTGTCTAAAGACACcagtaaaattttagaaaaggaaaccTGTCGAACATTGATCTCAGTTGCTTAAGCTGTGCATGACAGCTTCATTGgggaatttaaaaagcagaatttttGAAGGACCTCTTTCCTGCCTGTTCACAGGATTGTTTATGGTTTGAGAACCcagtgatattaaatattttcagattggACTGATActcatttcataattattttatgatatttaaagTGAAGCATCCAGAGCTGTATAGAACTCAAGTAACAATATTTTGAACTagtgtaaaaatgaaacaaattctaCAGCAAGTCATCAGTTTTCATGGCAGgtgctttcctcctcctcctcatcatttACTTGTCTGGTTCCCCCAGCCCTTTCCAGTTTGGTAGATTGTACCTATGATAAGGATATCTGGTTCTAAGAGTTTATAGAAATAActggaaacaaatgatacataTCAGGACAGTCAGTCTTAGCTTCTTGTCAAAAAGTAAATCTTCGGTTCCATAAAGTTGTTggtttaagagttatttattaaatatctttatgTGGGTATAAAATAGAAAAGTCTGTAACTGCAAGTGGAATATTCAAAATGTTCCTTGATCTAGGTCAGCTAGGTCACAAACTCCAGGAACCAGATGTGCCTTTTAGAAAACTTTTTGTCTTTGAGTATGAATTTTTTGCTCAGAGAAATTTTACAAGAATATCATTTATTTGGATAAAAAATGACTGTTTCCTTACAAAGCGTCAGAAAGCCTCATTGCTGCTGGTGCTGCTTGGATCTGTAGGTTTAtagtttttcatcaaatttggaaatttatcAGTCattgtcttcaaatattttttctccgcCCCGCCCGCCCTTCAGGAAACTACAGTTACGCATATGTTAGGCCACTTGGGATTGCCCTACAGCCCACTGATGAGttcatcttttaaattcttttccccTGTGTTTACTTGGATCATTTTTATGTCTTGAAGTTCACTTAAATTTTTTCACGTATACAGTTTAGTCTGTTGTCAATACCATTCGGTGTATTTTTCATCTTGGACATAGTTTTCAACTACAGTGTTTGATTTAGACCATTTTTTATATCTTCTGTATCTCTACTTTTTTGAAGATACGGAGTATACTTACAGTGAACTTTTAACATCCTTACCTGCCAGTCTTCATGTCTAGGTCAGCTTGGTTTGCTTTTGATCTTTCATTACTATGGAttgtattttcctgcttctcaGCATGACTAGTAATTTTTGATTGGCTGCCAGATACTGTGAAGTGGGTGTGGATTCTTTTGTATTCCTACAAAAAGTGCAGAACTTTTTCTGGGATGGAGTTCTTTAGAAGCTTCCATCCTTTCAGGTTTTATTGCTAAGCAAGATTTGTTAGGCAGGACCAGAGCAGTGTTCAGTTTGGGTTAATAATTCCCCATTGTTGGGGCAAGCAAGACCTGTGTGCTTCATCTAAAGCCCCATGAGTCGCGTTTCCCAGTCTCACCAGTGGGAGTAAACAGGCACTGTTCCCAGCTCCATTTGAGCACCAGACTTTGTTCTAAGTCTTTGTGTTGGTTTTTTGTCTGGTCTTGGATAGTTATATGCACGCACTATCAGCACTCAGCTAAAAAAAGACTTGCAAAGgaacggggtggggtgggggggggttgggttgggttgTAGTTTGCATGTTTGTGGAGTTTTCTGTGCAGCTCTCTCCAGTCCCTTGAACTCTGTTGCCTTGGTCCCTCGGGACCCAGCTCAGTCAACTCAGAATGCCTTCCAGCCTCACCTGTGTTCTCCCTCTTTGCACTTAAGCTACAGCCTGGAAACTCCCAAAGCAGTTAGCTTTGCTAATCCCAAGACTGATCTCATTTTCCCTGTAACTATTCTTTGTTGCCTATTGTCCAGTAcctaaaaaaccttttttttttttaaattatttatttatttattattttttattttttttaaaaggttttatttattagtcagagagagagagggagagagagcacaggcagacagggtggcaggcagagagagagacaagcaggctccccgctgagcaaggagcccgatgcgggactcgatcccaggacgctgggatcatgacctcaggcgaaggcagccgcttaaccaactgagccacccaggcgtcccaaaaccttttttttttaatgtaacttgtggtttttgttgtttcaagtGAGAGGGTAAATTTGGCCCCTGTTGTTTTCACTTTGCTTTAAGTAGAAGTCTTAagatgtttttttaagtttttgttttaattttgttttaatttctaataggGAAAATAATGGCAGATGTAATTTGTCATAACCAAAAGCTCCTTGGGGTCCTCAGTAATTTAAGCATGTAAAGGTGTCCTGAGATTAGTTAGTTTGAGTACCAGTAGTCCAGACCAACATTTCCCAGTCCTTAACTTAAGATAGTAGTGGTTCCTTGGATAACTAATTTGATATAAGGCTCTCAAGTTAAAGCCTCAGCCACAGGCTCCCAAAGCTTTCAATATTGCTAGGgtgtgacatatatatatgtgtgtgtgtgtgtgtgtgtgtgtgtgtgtgtgtgtatgaatgtatcGATATGGACTGATAGCAATACTTGCTAAATTTAATTGATCTTGAAGACTTTTTGGAACTAGAATTGCCAGCAGCCCTCAAATATGCCAAACCAGCACAAGGAGTTAAAAAACATcccaaatttttcatttaaaaaaaattaaagtatatagTTCCATACAGCACTTTAATATCACATTTGGATTACTTTAGGGCTACCCTCTTGACTTACATCCAGATGTTGAAAGTGATTCCTCCCAGAACAGTCTACCCAGAGCCAATTCCCTTTTCTGCCCCTGGAACCACTGGTAACTAATTTTACAGTGTTGGAGGTGTTTTGTCATAGCTCccaatttaagaataattttgagTGGATGTCTCAATTGCTTATTGGGTAGAAATCTCAAATTACTAAGCACTGGCATTTAGAGTGTTTTCCTCTTGGGTATCTATGCATATCTCCCAATTTCAGAAACTTGGTAGGAAAATGTTGGTTCTGTGTGGGGAAGTTTTATATGTTTTGGTTGTCTATAGCTACCCCATCAACCACTCAAAAATTTATTGgcttaaaactgtatttttgttCACAAATCTCCAGTTTGGTCAGCCATAGGAATAGTGTACTTTGTTCCACTTGGTGTCAGCTGGGATGGTTCAAAAAGTGGAAACTGGAATAACCTGAAGGCTTGCTTATTCATGTCAGCTGATACTGGCTGATGAGAGAGATCTCCGCCAAAGCTTCGGCTGTAATATCTACATGTAGCCTCTTCATGTGGTTTGGGCTTCCTCAAAACATTGTGGCTCAGTTCCAAGAGTAAGCGTCTgaagggaaagaggcaggcaaaAGCTGTACTGTCTTTTTTAACCTAGTGTCGTCCGTTATACTGTGCTAGTTAAAAATGAGTCACTAGGGTTGGCctttatttgggggtggggggagattaGTCTTATTTTGGTGGCGATGTCCAAGAGGTTTTAAAACTACCACACAGAGAATTAGAAGTTACTCCATAACTCTTCTTCAATTCAACCTATCTCCTTTTATTGCTGATTAACTTCCCCAGTCTGCTTAACAAAAAGGCCTTCCCCTCTGCCACAGTGGAACTTGCCTTATGAGACATAAATGAGGTGCTCAAGGCTATGCTGCATGAATTCTTGCACTTAGTGCATCCTCAAGATTGACTTCTTCCCACTAAGTTTCTGCTTATGTTTTTGATGTCCTACATAGCACGCCCCGTAGCTTTTCAAAATAAGCAATATAATGTGTTAAAATaggctttgggggcgcctgggtggctcagtgggttaagcctctgccttcggctcaggtcatgatctcagggtcctgggatcgaggcccgcatcgggctctctgctcagcggggagcctgctttctcctctctctctctatgcctgcctctcagcatccttgtgatctctctctctctgtttcaaataaataaataaaatcttaaaataggcTTTGGGAAAGATTCAAATGTGCTCATTGATCATGTTGGTCCAGTTTTACCAATACACATTTACAGACCAATTTTCACACCATACCCCTGAAAAATAAAAGGTTGGTCAGAGTCTTTGATAAAGAACTAAAAGTTTCTggggaaataatgaaaatattctgtgtatACTTAATGTTCCTTTTCTACCTGAGCCAGCTAAATGTGCAGGATAATGCAGTATTCTTTGCAACTTATGCAGGATTGAAATGTTTGAGAAAAGCACGTCAGTTTCCAGGATTTAGTAAGTCTGATCTATCCGATCAGAGTGGAGTCTAAAAAAAGTCATACCAAGCCTCCGAGTCTGAAGTCCACAGGTTGTTGTTTGTAACAATCTTTAGAGTTAGATGCATCAAAAGAATTCTCAGTCTTTTGTTTAACAGTGTGCTCACCACCCTGGGTCATTGTGCCTTTCTGAGGAGCTTGTTAGAAGGGCTTCTACAGCCCCCCACTTCTAGAGAGTCTTTTTCTTTAGGGTCTGGGAGTCTGCCTTTTAAtactcccaggtgattctaatgcaggTTGTCTAGGAACCATGCTTGAAGAGAGGCGTAACCACCAGCCAAAGTGGGGAGGGCAGACAGGTAGGTGGGAAATGCTGCTGAATGCCATCTCTGCAGAGGTAGAACCCTCACTCTTGAGGCACACTTGCCAGGTTAAAAGAGATCTTTTCCAACAGCCGTGTTGTAGACATTAGCCTCATAAGTCAATTGTGTAATGGGGTGGACTCTCTTTAACCACTAATGTGCAGATAGGGGCCTAAAATGACTTTCTACTATCTGAAATCACAGCAGCTTCTACAAAAGGTTACCTGAGAGACACTGAACAACCAAATCAAgctgaagttttatttaaaatgtaaaagaaacaatTCTTGACAATGCTAATGAATAAAGCAGAAGGATACAGTGCTCTCTTCCTACTAGTCAGCCAGCCTGTCCATGTACGGGACAACAGACAGTACTTAGGCGCTGGCAGAATTTCACAGTAGTTTAGTGTTAGATGATCTGGGCATAAATGATGTCGGAATTCTCAGTGTGTGATCTCGGTTCCGGGTTTACACCTTCACTGAGCATGAACAAGGGCTCCTGCTCCTTGGCCATATCCAAATCCCTTGGGCCCGAAGTTCTTTGCATAGCATCCtatgaaggaaaagggagaattaGTGGAAAACCATTATGCTTTGCCAGCATTGCTTTAAGATCCATGAAGGGACAAATccttagaagttaaaaaaaagtttggcatGTCCAAAAGAGTTCATTTAAGATCTAAaatgagtggggcgcctgggtggctcagtgggttaagccgctgccttcggctcaggtcatgatcccagggtcctgggatcgagccccgcatcgggctctctgctcagcggggagcctgcttcctcctctctctctgcctgcctctctgcctgcttgtgatctctctgtcaaaaaaaaaaaaaaaaaaaaattaaaaaaaaaaaaagatctaaaatgagtgatgtagaggcacctgggtagcttagtcggttaagcggctgcctttggctcaggttatgatcttggtcctgatatcaagccccacatcaggctccctgcccagtggggagtctttttctccctctccctctgctgttccccttgcttgtgttctctcgctcatgctccctctcaaataaataaaatctttaaaattaatgagCGATgtagtaagtattttttttttttaagatttttatttatttatttgacagagatcacaagtaggcagagaggcaggcagagagagaggaagggaagcaggctctctgctgagcagagagcccgatgcggggctcgatcccaggaccctgggatcatgacctgagccgaaggcagatgcttaatccactgagccacccaggcacccctgtagtaaGTATCTTACCACTAGCTACAAAGGCAAGTCCAAACATTCTGATTCCACAGTACTCAGCTCACGGTCCCACTTGAGTTACAAGCATAAAAATCAGGCCGGGCAAGTGACATACTTATTTATTACCTTCATATATTCATATGCTTTGCTGAACATGTAAATTTGAAAGAAGACTCTTTATAGTGAGGTTTTTTTTCCGTCCTATTTGTTGGAGAATTGGAAATGACCAGAACTTTATTGTATCATCTCCAATTGTTCTGTGGTTCTCTGTTCCTTATAAGCATCTCTAagagcctttatttttaaaaagccagtggCAATCCCACCCTTCTGCACTgtcacaggttttgtttttgttttttattgctggTGACCCTGAACCAATAACCGGTGTGGGATATTCAGATGGACAGTAGTAACAGAAATCAATTTTACCTTTACAATAGATTTCACCTTCTTTCTCAGTCAGAGTTGTGGATTCAAGACTCTTGCCACACTTGGCACACCGGAAACAGTTTTTGTGCCAGGGCTGGAAGAGACAACCGAGTAAGTGTAAGAGGTTGGTTTCTTACAGTAGTTTAGATGCTGCAGCAAACGGCTCGCAAAGATCAAGCCAGCTGAGCCCGATTGCTGTGGTTCAACTCCAACAAAAAGCCTGGAACGGGGCCTCCCCGGACCTCCATTCTTGGTCACCTACAAAAGGTCTGGGTTCAGTCTTCATTCACAGAAGACCTGGGCTGTGTCCCCAGGAGTGGTCTCAGACCTTGCCGCAAGCACAGGGGTCTCCTTCAGACACTCCCTCTTTGGTGGCTGAGAGCAGCTGCAGCTCCAAGGGGTGACGTGTTTGAGTAACGGTCTCAAATGCACACAACAAACGAGCACTGTTCCTGACACTGGTTTCCCACTACCTGGAATAACCTGCAGAGTCCAGGTTTGTTAGCTGTCTGCCTTTTTAGTTAACCTTCAGGAGCACCCCTTATGAAAACAAGTTTCTTTCCAACACAGATGTGATCTATCAAGTAAGGGCATCACTTCAAAAAGTTAACGACTCAGATGgaaatctaagaaaaatgaatccaaggcatacatttatttatataaaagacaGAGTACCTGAaggggatgggaagaggaaaagggagaaagggagcagagaggagtCACTCACAGCTGGCAACTCAAGACAGAACTTTACCTTTCCAGCTCCAATGATCTTCTCAGCAGCATACACGGAATCCCCACATCTGGAACACTTCTCAGCACCTCCGTATTTCTGAGCAAATTTAGAAGTGTTTGGATTTGTTGTAGGCCTGTGAGGTTGAGCACTtgcagaaagggggaaaaaaattaggcaagatttaaaaaattgggcAAGATTTACCGAAGGCCCCTGCTAAGCCCACAAGGCAGGTGCAGCCAGAAGCTGGGACTTTACTGCTAAACTGTCCCACAGCCAGCAGCCTTCACTGAAATGACAGCAAAGAAAGGAGGACTGAATCTCAGGTGCCAGCCAGCTGGTACTTCAACCTACTTATGGACCCATTACAGCCCCCAAAAGACAGAGGAGTCCCCAAACTTAAACATCCGAGTCTAAACTAAGAATTTACTGAATCCCCAGTGGCTTGCCTGTTCACTAAACAATTATGCTTTGCTTTATAAAAACCTACAGTGGGCATATTTTTACCCCATATTCATATTACTCTTCACTGGAATCCACCACTGGAATCACagctagtttttgttttttgtttgtttgtttgtttgttttttaatcagagtTTGCAAAATCACTGTGAACCTAACCAGTTAAAAGTTTCTGCAAACAGGTCAGTAGACTTAGGTAGTCATTAAAAAAGTTAAGCATGATTTACAGATTAATTTCCTGGTATATCTTAAGTAGGGGAAAGTGTGAACAAACTGCTTTCTTCATGGAATAATATTTCAGAAAGTTTGCTTATTACCGTATGTTTACTTTTTCTCTGGATAGTTATTTCTGTCACTTGTTTACAGTCACTGGGTAAACGTTTTTCCTCGCTTTCTGTAATTTCCCCCTTCAGTATGTTGGTGTAGCTACTCTGCAGAACACTGTTGTGGGCTCTGAGATTTAAAGACCCCCTCAAGTCTCACACGTCAGTTGAGCAGATAAGAGGACAACAGCAGCTCAGCAGATGATGCAAGTGTCCCATTTTTTCCTACTGGAAAAacaggtgtttcttttttcttcctgactATAGTTTAagttacatacatatttaaaataaaaagttaatttagaAATACTCCCTTTTCATCAAATGATGTATTCAAACTCTTCACCTGTTTATCTTCCATTTGTTCATCTCCACTGTATCCACATTTGGGCCATCTCATGGTTTGCTACCCTACCATGTGACGGTTTcacaaacagaattttttaaatcctcttgGCTATGGCcactggaaattttattttgagcaGCAAATACCAGTGCATTACTGACTCACAGTATTGGTATTTCTAATTGTCACTAAGATAtgcacatcttttttaaaaaaaatctctacaacCTACTGTATATAGTTCCTTTTAAGAGTGAtctttagggggtgcctgggtagcttggtgggttaaagcctcttccttcagctcaggtcatgatcccagggtcctgggatcgagccccgcattgggctctctgcttagcaggaagcctgcttcctcctccctttctacctgctcgtgatctctgtctatcaaataaataaataaaatctttaaaaaaaaaaaaaagagtgatctttaggggcgcctgggtggctcagtgggttaagcctctgcttaacccttaagctcaggtcatgatctcagggtcctgggatcgagccccatgttgggctctctgctcagcggggagtctgctttccccctctctctgtgcctgcctctctgcctacctgtgatctctctctgtcaaataaatcttaaaaaaaaaaaaaaaaaagatctttaaaggTGTATTCATAGTGATATCCAACATTTGGAGTTAGGAGTTTCCCTGGAAAAATTTCCAGCACATTCTGTTAATAAGAACTTAATGGagatcttctcctctctccctgctaaTGACATCACAGGGTGTGGATAACTTAACCTCATGATAAATGAAGAAGTAGGGGC
Proteins encoded in this window:
- the CSRP2 gene encoding cysteine and glycine-rich protein 2, whose translation is MPVWGGGNKCGACGRTVYHAEEVQCDGRSFHRCCFLCMVCRKNLDSTTVAIHDEEIYCKSCYGKKYGPKGYGYGQGAGTLNMDRGERLGIKPESAQPHRPTTNPNTSKFAQKYGGAEKCSRCGDSVYAAEKIIGAGKPWHKNCFRCAKCGKSLESTTLTEKEGEIYCKGCYAKNFGPKGFGYGQGAGALVHAQ